Proteins found in one Passer domesticus isolate bPasDom1 chromosome 16, bPasDom1.hap1, whole genome shotgun sequence genomic segment:
- the LOC135282295 gene encoding uncharacterized protein PF3D7_1120000-like, with translation MQEMLEQWEKEKAERKREHKEVLLEMRQKVATLLAQQEELMRFENAKREVLLEEQKEKSALSEALLQTQGELSRARQQVQQLRQEVQEQQEKGQLSNIKENLQAELEEARSEVQAAERRHKEELQGLKEEINLILAHRKALQKQVAELTSQLAACRECQEKTVQRVQQDVREAQQESRQKLSEVEHVQKLLEEAEHQKKELQAHLQDLERERSRWEEVAQQNSELQASVNALEREKAR, from the exons ATGCAGGAGATGCTGGAGCAATGGGAAAAAGAGAAGgcagagagaaagagggagCACAAGGAGGTGCTGTTGGAGATGAGACAGAAAGTAGCTACCTTGCTGGCTCAACAAGAAGAATTAATGAGATTTGAAAATGCCAAGCGAGAG GTCCTGCTGGAAGAGCAGAAGGAGAAGAGTGCTTTATCAGAGGCACTGCTCCAAACTCAGGGAGAGCTCAGCCGAGCCCGCCAGCAGgtccagcagctcaggcaggaggTGCAAGAGCAGCAAGAGAAGGGGCAGCTAAGT AACATCAAGGAAAATCTGCAAGCTGAGCTGGAGGAAGCTCGCAGTGAagtccaggcagcagagaggaggcaCAAGGAAGAGCTGCAAGGCCTCAAAGAGGAAATTAATCTCATCCTTGCCCATAGAAAGGCTCTACAAAAGCAG GTGGCAGAGTTGACatctcagctggcagcctgccgaGAGTGCCAGGAAAAGACTGTGCAGAGAGTGCAGCAAGATGTGAGGGAGGCCCAGCAAGAGTCCAGGCAGAAGCTCTCGGAGGTTGAGCATGtccagaagctgctggaggaggcagaaCATCAGAAGAAGGAGCTGCAAGCACATCTGCAGGACTTGGAGAGGGAAAGGAGTCGATGGGAAGAAGTGGCACAGCAGAATTCAGAATTGCAGGCTTCCGTCAATGCCCTAGAGAGGGAAAAAGCCAGGTAA
- the LOC135282241 gene encoding uncharacterized protein LOC135282241: protein MALNNHVSQCHSALQQANQLSTNRAGQLQVLNTQIRALQDAVLQMEASQATREKQLLKELEESRAGERCLRDSVHVLEAEVSELRVKLQSSDDKALALAIQCKALELELRKTQTERDNLRACNMELQKVLEKSEQDFWKAEVKHISRETALQKEATERQEEAVTLLQEVASLMRKLENLEKERKDVLVRLADAPMANFLAMFGPCVNSSKGHFFQFNFSNCILLNKEGKT from the exons ATGGCACTGAACAATCATGTCTCTCAGTGTCATTCTGCTCTTCAGCAGGCCAACCAGCTCTCTACAAACCGCGCTGGACAACTGCAGGTGCTCAACACCCAG ATCCGGGCCCTGCAGGACGCAGTGCTGCAGATGGAGGCTTCCCAGGCAACtcgagagaagcagctgctgaaggagctggaggagtcTCGAGCAGGAGAACGCTGCTTGAGGGACTCTGTGCATGTGCTGGAGGCTGAGGTGTCTGAGCTGCgtgtgaagctgcagagctcTGATGACAAAGCTCTTGCCTTGGCCATACAGTGTaaggctctggagctggagctgaggaagaCACAGACTGAGAGAgacaacctcagagcctgcaaCATGGAGCTGCAGAAGGTGTTGGAGAAAAGTGAGCAAG atTTCTGGAAGGCAGAAGTCAAGCACATTTCTCGAGAAACTGCCCTGCAGAAAGAGGCCACGGAAAGGCAGGAAGAGGCTGTGACTCTTCTTCAGGAGGTGGCATCTCTGATGCGGAAATTAGAAaacctggagaaggaaaggaaggatgtGCTGGTGAGATTGGCAGATGCTCCAATGGCCAATTTCCTGGCTATGTTTGGACCTTGTGTTAATAGTTCTAAGGGGCACTTCTTCCAGTTTAACTTTTCTAATTGCATTCTTCTGAATAAGGAGGGAAAGACTTAG